From the Psilocybe cubensis strain MGC-MH-2018 chromosome 6, whole genome shotgun sequence genome, the window AGCAGCCAGTGTCCTCCGCAAATTCTGCTCAAGAAAATTTTATTATATCATTATCTTCTAAGTAACTGTGCCTTTGAAATGATCTAAACACGAACCTGTCTCTGTATCAACTGCCTTACCTCATCTACACCGTTGCTAGCGGTTTTTGGCATTGTGCGGTAAGCCTGACAGTCTCATTACACTACCTTCTTACCCTTTAATGCCTATCTCTGATCGAAAAAAGCCACAGATTTGTACCTATTTCTCACCTAGTCAAAACTCTCCCGAATGAATCTCGATCTCTAAAAGCTATACGTTCTCACTGAAAATCCCATGACAGAAACACCCTTCGAAGCTTGCGGGCTTAAACGAATCGATTTGTTTCTCCCAGTGAGTTCGATGATGCTAGCAGCGACTCAGGCCCCTTGACCAACACTATGCCATGTCGGAAGGGTTTAAACTAGCTTCATACGCAAAGGCATCGTCACCGCTCCACTTTTGTTATAACATCGTCTGACTCGCACCGATCGACAGGTTAAATATATAAGATGCTGGCTCTTGGGCCATCTGCTCTGCGATTAGTGGCGATCGTAAACTATTGAAATGCTATCATGTTCTGCAAAATTACTCAAGGAGTAGACAGCGGTCTCGATCTCTTGCACGTCTGGTTTGTTATACAGCATCCCTTACATCAACTTTTACCACACAACTAGTAAAATGGTTCAAATGTACAGTCACAAGCACATCAATTTTCTGCGGCTAAAATGGCTCACTGGACGCAACCAAATAGTGGGATTTACAGAACGCTACTCCCACGGCGACCTCAGGGCCCATGTGTATGGTCATTTGGATTGTTTTCTAGGAAGAGAAAAGGGCCTTGAAGAAACGAGATTGAACTATTTAAATTCAGTGTGtactttcttcaaaaaaaaactcgGATGTCGGGCGCGTGTTTCCGCTGATGGTTTTCTTTGGGGGGCGAAGCTGCGATGCTTCTCTCATTTGGCATTTTTACAGGCTACGAATACCACTTCCAGTTTTCTGACGTGGGCATCAAACCTCTGATTTTACTCAAGTCAGTCCTGTAGCTTCACCTTTCGTCCCCATATTTTAAAAACAAGTTCGTGCTGCCAATCATGGGATTATAAGTGCTCCGAGGTCTATTCTCGGTGAATCATCTTTAAAGGTATGTTATAGATATAACTGATAGCACCTGACCTAAGATCCTTGAATTACTTGTCAGAAATCGCTTCACCATGCATTTCATGGGCAACCACACATACTGGCGTCGACCGTAACACAATGAAGTTTGGATAGATTGGGCCTGCTTTAATTTTGGTGGCGTCTCAAGATTAAATGGATGTCTATGAAGTGTAAAGAACTTTCTTCATAACGCAATCCATGTGATATCTCTCCAGGTATCAATCGATCATTTGAATGATTGTCAAAAGGCCGACATGGTGGAGAAAATTCACCAAACTTCTCAATTGCGCCCGCGATCCCCTCGGTCAGGATGTCATCCGACGACTCCGCCATTTTAATTTGATAGTATGCCTACGGTCTCGTATATAGTTCCTCAACCTAGCCAATCGCAGTGGGTCGATCCTCTTCCAGCATGGTGTCAAATGGTCTCCATTTGTCAACCCGTGGATGAATAAAACGGGCATGTGTGGTATGGTATAAATGTCCTTATAACAATTAGTAGGATGTCTAACCATGGCGCTCCTTCATATCTCGGACCCTCCATTTCATCCATCCATTCCCCTTGCGACCTTGACTATCATCGCCGTTTGGGCATTTTTGCGACTCTGGAGGATATTTTTCAAAAATCCTTCCTACCCCCCTGGCCCTGTTGAGCGGAATTTTTTGCTTGGAAATTGGGACGATATTCCGACTGTCAAGCCATGGGCAACCTATGCTCAGTGGGGCAAAGTATATGGTATGTTCTATTGACCTGCTCGCGAACGGTGTAATTAACACTTTACCCATGCTCATGTCTATAGGCGATGTCGTTCATTTCCGACTTTATAGACAGCATACAATAATTCTAAACTCGATTGAGGCTGTGGATGACTTGCTTGAGAAGAGGTCTAATATCTACTCCTCAAGATCTCAAATCGAAATGGTTAATTTGTACGTAATACTCGTTAAATGTATCGGTGTTTTCGGAAGGTTTTCATCCCTTGACGTTTGTTCAGAATGGGATGGGATTTCGCCACAGGAATCAAGCCATACGGACCGCAATGGAGAAACCATAGGCGCTTCTTCCAATACGTATTCAGGTCGGCTGTGTCGCAAAGTTTGCGACCTGTTTTATCCAAGAAAGTCAACGACTTGCTTTACAATCTTCTGCTTACACCCGAGAACTTCATTGGCCACTATAAATCGTGAGCGACTTTGACCAGTATTCCAAATGATTGAAAAAAGCTTATTTGATTTACAGTTTAGGTGCAGCAAATATTATGGCGGCCGTGTACGCGTATGACATAGCGCCCACAAACGACTATTTCGTATCACTTTCGGAAAATGCAACGGCCCGAGTATCCTTGAGCCTTGCCCCTGGTCCCTCTGCCGTCAACGCGTTTCCCATCCTGAAATATCTTCCGGAATGGTTCCCAGGCGCCGGCTTTCACAAGTTAGCTAATGAGACAAGAGAATTAACAGAAGAGATGCAAGAGCTGCCGTTCAGGCATACTAAAAAGATGATGGTACTCGATAGTCTCTCCCATGCATACAACTTTCGTAACAACCAAACCTTTCAGGACTCTGGAAACTCTCCTCTATGCATAGCTTCCGAGCTTATGGAGAGGTTTAACTCATCGGAAGAGGATATCGAAACCATCAAAGAAGTGTGCGCGTCTAGTTATGCAGGTCTGTGACATATTTCCCATCTCTAAAGACCCGTAGAATAACTGACATGGTTCTTCTAGGCGGAGCAGATACGGTATGCCTTCCCATGTCATTTCGCCCATTAAAATTTTAATTGAAACCTGTTTAGACCGCTGCTTCTCTTGGAATGTTTTTTATGGCAATGGCTACACACCccgaaatccaaaaaaaagcacaacGAGAAATTGACAACGTTgttggaaatggaagacTCGTGACCTGGGATGACATGCAATTGCTACCTTACATCGACGCACTAAATCGAGAACTGATGCGATGGAGGCCAGCATTACCTCTTGGGATTGCTCATTGTACAACACAGGATGATGTTTATAAAGGATACTTCATTCCCAAAGGCACGTTTTTGTTCCCGGCCTCGAACTATAAATTGATTGTTTTTGCGTTCGTAGGCACCAACGTAATATCTAACATATGGTTGTTTTCTTTGGTAAATTCTCCATAGCATACCCACTAATGGCATCTTTCATAGGGCAATATCACGCGATGAGCGAAAGTTCAAGGATCCAGATCAATTCAATCCCGATCGACACTTTGATGAACACGGAAATCTGAAGAATGACTATCAGTCCTACGCGTTTGGCTTTGGTAGACGGTCAGTTAAACAAAACCTTTGACGCGAACATCGCCCGCTGAGACCTGCCTTACTATAGAATATGTCCAGGACGTCATCTAGCTCTTGACACGGTGACGCTCTACCCATTCGTACTGTATAGCTGATCCACTTATATGCGCTAATAGTTATGGCTAGCAACTGCTTCAATATTGTCTGCCTTCGATATCCAACCCAAGAAAGATGCGTCAGGAAACAACATACCCATAGATCCCGAGTACACTCCTGGAATAGTCTGGTAATCAACATTCATTGTCCTCGTTAATCCCCTCTGCTGATGAATTGCTATAAATCGTTTTACAGTCATCCACACCCATTTGAATGCACAATACGTCCAAGATCGAGCCAAATGGAACATTTGATTAAACAATCCATTGAACAGGGCCACGATTCTTAGCTATCCGACGTGCCAACATTTTATCACAATCACAACAGCAGGAAATGTACTCGCAGAAATAATGCTTGATAGTACATACATCTCTACGCAGTATCGAGCATTCATCTTGAGAATAGAAACGATTCAAATTTCACCATACTTGTCCAGAAATCTGAATTATAACACTGCCAAATTATCATCATCAGTCTGCCTGCGTTGTTGGCCATAGTAGATCTTTCTCATCTGCCATTGTGATAAGCATGGAGTACTATAGCAAGTGCAAAGATATTACCGCTGTTCGAGCTAAATGCATAAATATCGCGTTGTTATCCCAGTCAACAAGTACCCCTTCGCCTTTCGCATTCACAAATATCACGGTGGGGCATATGTCACCATGGATGATGTGCGCATCCCGATATAGATGGTGATGAGCTGAACAACATAAGATGTATGCAGATTTTGACACAAATAAGCGAGATCTACTCACCGGTAAACACGTTCAACATAACGGTTGCAAACTCTTTGGTGTTTTTGCAATAATGAAGTGGCCGTTCTTGTCCACTGTCGTTGAGAATCATCGTGTATGCACGGAACCTCTTCGAAACGCCTGTGGAAATTGAGTCTTTGTTTAATATGTCATTTTTCTTTGGAGTCCATTTATCGGGCAGCAAATGCCATTTTGCCAATCTGTAGCCACTAGAACCAGAGGTCATAGAAATGGGCGTCGAGGAGTCGTCCATCGAAGAACTAAGATTTCAAGGAGTTTGGCTTGACAAATTTCAGAAGAATAAATCTTCACCAGTATATCGCGTATACAGGCAAGTAGGAGTGTTTCGAAAAGGTTCGAAGCCACCAAGGTAAGCAGATCCAACTAGGTATGGCACTCAGTTTGGTCCTCAGTGGCGCGGCGGACATTCAATTGGCACGTGCCCCTGGTTCAAGATTGATCCCGGGGTGGTTGAACGAGGCGAACAACTTACATCTAGACGGGATGCATTTGATGACCTCGCAGGTAGCCGTACAATTTTCTAACGTTGAATAGATTCTCTTGTCAACTTCTGAAGTGAGTCTTAACTTCTTTTGACGAACGTTAGGTCCTACCGAGTACCGACTTTCAAATTTCCCAAAAGGCTAGCAATTTCGCATGGTTGACTACAAGGTTTCCAAGGTCTGTAGCAAATACTGCTTCAGTGAAGATTGTGGACCGCATTTGGATGATCAGGGACTATATATCAACGTTGCGTCGCAAAATGATGACACCCCTACATTCTTGCCTCATCGCTGTCTGTGTCTGTGGATCTAATCTGCTCGCATAGTCACTGTTAGATAGTTGCAATTTGACTACTGATGGATTAACTTTAATGGCTCAATATTCTGAGTCATTTAGGTGGCACACAGCACACTCCCCTTTACTTAGAAGATAAAACGCATCCATGGGAATTACATTGCCGGCCTCCACCACGCCCGGTACTGAGGTGCTTAGACAACACACAGACCCAAAACAGTCAAAGGCAATGATTTTTCTGGGACTAAAGGTATATGACTCGTGCCAGTGGGAAATGTAGCGTCTTTTTCTGCTGCGGTTCTATTATTAATGTACTCGGAGTTGAAGTGACTCCATAGATCTCTTCCACATTTGGGTTGTGTGTGCAACCTGTACGTATTCTTCTTGATGTGTGTATTCTCTTATCGATGGACAGCCATGGGAGCCTGGGTATAAAACTACAATTGTTTCAATCGTGCCTTCCATCCCTCGCCATTCAACCGCTCCCCCTTTCACCCATTCTTTCTATATCCTCAAACTAGCGATCTCCTAGAGTGCCGATAACGGTCATTTCTAGGCAGACGTCTTTTGTTTGAGAGAGTTGCTTTTATTCATTCATGTTGCTTGATGTCATGTTTTTTCTTCCTATGttgttccattgacgtgttttttattgttttcttcctttccatAGCGGGGCGGGGGCCCGTCTGGGTGTCAGACGAGATGAAGGGGGTATGGATTTCTCTTCGGACCCATAACGATCATGTTTGCAGTAGTCGACCGCATATTGACACGACACTCTATGAAGATAGAATTGTGTCGACAAACTTTACCATTGTAAGTCATTTCCAAGTACAAACGCTGGCAGGAGTACTAAACAATTTGTTAATCTAGTTTACTTTCCTGTCATATTATGCCGGCATCGATGGCCTATGCGCTATCATTCAGCCATTGATAATGGAACAAAATTCTTAACGCCATCCATTCTTCTTGCATAATTTGCTTGTCGTCATCGAGAGGGTCTTCAGTAGCCTGAACTCCCGGTGTCCCTGTCTTTGTCGTAAGCACATATTTGTTAATCCATGATTTATCGCAACCTAACATAACATACCTAGGTAGTTTCTCAACTGTTTTCCCCAACGCTCGGAGGCCTCATTACTACCCATTCACTCGGAGAATACCAAAATATTCCCACTTAGTCGCATATTGCGCATTCAGCTCCGGGCGTTCACACAGACGACACTAATGACACTATATCCTGTATTGATTGAGGTGGGTGAAGCAATCTACGCCAGGATTTCTGACGGCTTACATAGTTCTTTTGCCAGAGCATACGCTGCACCGTGACATGCCGGCAATTATTACCACTCGCACTACATCACACCCGTCTCCCCAATAACTTAGCGCAAGACCCTTGACTCCCAGGATGTGGGTAGACATATACCTTATCAATCTTCAGTCACTGAACGTGCTGCCAGAGTCATCCATTCTTTCAAAAAGCTGCAAAGCACCCTATCGTTCAAAATTAATTTACCGTACCGCAAACTCGCTTATATGTCCAATATTTGTCTCCAAAATATCCGTATACGCGTCTCATCCCCAATACTTCCCTTTCCATGTTAACATTTTTTGACAACAATTATCATTCACAAATCCTCCATCAACCTACATTGCATATGAGTTCATCATCTCTATATTATATAGCATGATGTGTCTCCTTCCTACTTTGATTAGATATAGTAATCTAACACTAAATCAAGCATCCACATCATTTAAatcttttgattttgattgtgTGCATTTCTACTAGTACAAATCCATTTTGCCATCTATTTTAGTCCACCATG encodes:
- a CDS encoding Cytochrome P450 monooxygenase COX2, which translates into the protein MALLHISDPPFHPSIPLATLTIIAVWAFLRLWRIFFKNPSYPPGPVERNFLLGNWDDIPTVKPWATYAQWGKVYGDVVHFRLYRQHTIILNSIEAVDDLLEKRSNIYSSRSQIEMVNLMGWDFATGIKPYGPQWRNHRRFFQYVFRSAVSQSLRPVLSKKVNDLLYNLLLTPENFIGHYKSLGAANIMAAVYAYDIAPTNDYFVSLSENATARVSLSLAPGPSAVNAFPILKYLPEWFPGAGFHKLANETRELTEEMQELPFRHTKKMMDSGNSPLCIASELMERFNSSEEDIETIKEVCASSYAGGADTTAASLGMFFMAMATHPEIQKKAQREIDNVVGNGRLVTWDDMQLLPYIDALNRELMRWRPALPLGIAHCTTQDDVYKGYFIPKGTIPTNGIFHRAISRDERKFKDPDQFNPDRHFDEHGNLKNDYQSYAFGFGRRYG